ggggagggggtaaCGGGGTAATGGGGGGCACAGGGGGCGGGAGGGCACAAGGTGGGCACAGGGGCCACGGAAAGCCTCCCCCAGGCACACATAGTGGCCTTGTGCTGTCCCCCGGCCTCCGTCCCCGCTCCGTCCTCCGTggcccccaccctaccccacggCCCACACAGCCGTCCCCTGGgagcctcccccctccaccccaggggCCGTGGGACACAGCCTGTGCCCTTTCCACAGGGGCTCCCCCGAGGAGGGCTGGCTGGGCTCACTGCTCAGGTACCAGAGCCAGGAAGGTTCTGGATGCACTCAACACACGGCTGCTGCCCTGGGGGGCCCACCGCGACCTGAGGCAATGGTCACATAGACAAACGCTCAAACCGGGGCCCGCTTCtctgccaggtgcccccactgaCATTTGAGAAAAACATGGACTTGTTCTCAGGGAAGGCAGGAATGGAAGTGAGCGTCCTGAAAGGAAACCGAGTCCCTAATTCTCGGCTGAGCAAGCCGGAGTCCTGAGAGGGGACGTGACCCATCCAGGCCTGCATAGCAAAGCCGTGGGGAGCTGGAACTAAATCCAGGCCTGAGCCTGCGTGAGACACTGATGGAACGTTGCTGgacaggaaaagggaaaaaaggagcaCTCTTGGCACGGATACTGGTTATATCACGACAAGTACGAGCTCTGGAGCAAGGGAGGGCACAGCCCTCTGGTCAGAGGGGTCATGTCGGGGACTTAGGGTGGGACCACCGAGGCCGCTGAGCTTCAAGGAGGAAGTCCTCGGGGACTGTTGGTCTCTGAAGGCCTGTGCAGGGCCCAGGGGGCAGGTTCGCGCAGGGGGCCTGCAGTGCAGGGCCGGGAACAAGGCACCGACTACACCGAGGGGCCGATTTTAGTTTAGTATAAGGAAGAACTTTCTCATAGTGAAAAACGCCCAGCGGTGGACAGATGTGCTCGGGAAGGGAGCAGCCTGTCCCCGTAGAGATTCAGGCAAGGGATTGAGGTGCACGGGCTGCTGGGttggccctggccctgcctgtgAGTCAGCGCCCTTCCTAGGGGGTCCTGGGCCCCAGGAGAGGGCCTGTTTGTAGGGCAGggcgggtggtggtggggtcGGGGAGGAGTCTGTCTGGTTGGGGAGGACGCTGCAGGGAGGCTGCCTGCGCTCCCGACACCAACCCGGGTGGTGGGGCCTCTGAACCCACTGGGCAGGGCCTTGACCTCGGCTGCGGGGTCCTTAAGCCCACCGGGCAGGGCCTGAGCTGGGCCACGGGGTCCTTAAGCCCACCGGGCTGGGCCTTGACCTGGGCTGCGGGGTCTCTAAGCCCACCAGGCAGGGCCTGAGCTGGGCCGCGGGGTCTCTAAGCCCACCGGGCAGGGTCTTGACCTGGGCCGCGGGGTCTCTAAGCTCACCAGGAAGGGCCTTGACCTGGGCCGCGGGGTCTCTAAGCCCACCGGGCAGGGCCTTGACCTGGGCTGCGGGGTCTCTAAGCCCACCGGGCAGGGCCTGAGTTGGGCCACATTGTCTCTAAGCCCACCGGGCAGGGCCTTGAGCTGGGCCGCGGGGTCTCTAAGCCCACCAGGAAGGGCCTTGACCTGGGCTGCAGAGTCTCTAAGCCCACAGGCAGGGCCTGAGTTGGGCCGCGGGGTCTCTAAGCCCACCGGGCAGGGCCTTGAGCTGGGCTGTGGGGTCTCCGAGCCTACTGGGCAGGGCCTTGAGGTGACCGTGGGGCCTCTGAGCCCACCTGGCAGGGCCTTGAGCCGGGCCGCGGACCCCCGAGCCCACTGCGCAGggcctgggctcccagctcaCCTGCTGTTCCAGGCTCAGGATGTGCTCGCGGTCCAGCTGGCTCTGGTGGATGGAGGCGGCCAGGGCCAGGTGGGAGGCCTCCACCTCCTTGTTGAGGACGGCCACGATGTTCTCGAACACGCGCAGCTTCTCCTGCAGCTCAGCCAGGGGCTTCTCCTTTGTGAGGCGCTGCAGGGTGTGCTCGTCCTGGCTGTCGGAGCGGGGCGCCCGGTAGCAGTCCACCTCCAGGTCCCCAGCCACCTCCACGGCCGCCTGCAGCTGCAGGTCCGACAGGTTCCGCTCCAGGGCCAGGGCCGCGCCCCCGGGGCCACGTGGGGCCATCCACGGCGTCACGCATCCCAGCAGCAGGTTGAGGTGGGTGGTCTGCGAGGCGACCTCGTGCTCCTGCATCAGCCTGTGGCTGCCCTGCGGAGGGGGGGGGCTCAGGGTCCTGctgccccagggctcccgggAAAGTCAGGTTCCCCCCACccagcaggagagaggaagagggcgCTGGTGAGGGCCCTGGCATCACACACACCCGGCCCACACGCCTCCTGCCCACTGGAGCATCCGCGGCGCCCCAGCTGTGTGCAGGGGTGAATCAGGACCACGTGGCGGGGGGTGGTGTGGTGAGTGACTTGGGGCTGGGGGAGACATTACTAGAACGTCCCTGAGCACAGAGAGGATTCGCTAGTGGCATCTGTTGAACTGACAGGTCAGTAATGTTAGGGACACCCAGCGGCTCAGCCTGACCCGGAGGGAAAACCTGGGGCGGAGCGAGGACACTGAGGCCATTCAAGCCCACTCCGAGCGGGGACGCCCCAAGCCTACCTTGTAGGGGCAGCCCACTCCAGCAAACGGGCAGCCGACCTCAGCCTCAGCCACCTCAGGCGGGTCCTGGAAGCGACAAGTGTGTCACCACATGTTAAGGGGTCCCAGCGGCCACCCGGCTCTCCTGCAAAGCCCAGGACCCAGCAGGGCGCCAGCGGGTGGCCCTGAGGAGGCACATGCTGTTCTGTCCACCGGGGACTCCTTCAAACCCCGACCCAGGCCTCTGCTGCCGTCCTGCTGGCAGCACTGCCCCCTCCTGTCGGGACTGGTCCACCCAGCTTGACAGTCGTCCCCACTGCTGTGGGTGCCTGTGAAGGTCACAGTAGCATTTCCAGCGTGGGGGGCAGTGACCACTGCGGGGGCGACGCTGGGTACACGCTGGCTGCTTGAGTGATCACCTCCCCTCTCCGGTAGTCCGGGCCTCTCCCCGTCTCCCCCTcccgcagccccggggcctgTCCCCGTCCCCCCCttcctgcagccccagggcctgTCCCCATCTACCCCCTCCCCCTGTCCTGGGCTTCAAGCACAGCCTGTCCCCAACGAGGCACAGGACCCAGACATCCCGctgaggcgggggtgggggtggccttgGCGGAGCCGGGATGGGAGCTGCAGCCTCTCCCAGTAGGTGGGGGGCATGGGGACGGTGGGGTCCCCAAGGCTGGCgcggccctgggccctgggggcccAACCAGGGTGTGCTTTTGCCCAAAGCGGGAGTCGAAGGAGGGGTAAGGAGGCGGGAGCCGGGCACCGAGGGCTGGGAGTGCGTGCACCGAGGGCTGGGAGTGCGTAGACCCCGCGGGTGGAGGGGTGGGGCGCGTGGTCGGGGCGCTGGGGCCCGCTGCTGCGGTCTCTGCGGGGCagacccagagcccaggagggCGCTGCCCGGGGGACTGGGGATGAGCAGGGGGGCGGTGGCCGGTCCCACTGACTTGGGGGCGCTCCGGGGGCCTCGGcggccagccaggctgccccaggcctcctcagGGCAGCACACGCTCCTGGGGGAGCCGCGGGGCGTGGGGGACGCTGCCTGTAGGAGCGCCAGGCCCGTTCCAGTCACTTGACATACAAACTGTTGGGTCCTAGGAGACTTACTAACCTCTCCCTGCctcggtttccttatctgcaaaatggggatgaggATGACACTGCCCTGTCCCCGCACAGGTCATCATCTGCTGGGACTCCCACCCCtgaatgtgactgtgtttggaggcGGGGTCTTCACGGAGGTAATGAGGTCAGAGTGAGGGCAGGATGACACGCCGGGAGGGCAGCGTCTACACGTGGGCCGGGTCGGACAGACCCGCCTCCCTCAGCCCCCAGGGCGGCGAGAACGGGCGCTGTGTGGCTGAGGCCGCGCGGCCTGCGGGCTTCTGCGTGGGGAGTGCAGCCGCGTGGGCCCCGGGCGGCCGTGGGGCCAGTGTGCACGGCGTGGGGAGCACGGCCCGCGGCCTCGGTGCTCGGGGCAGGCTGTTCCTGCTGCCCTCGGGTCTgctgccttcccctcctccccgggCTGGCGCGCACTGCCTCTCATTTAACCCCTGCATCTCGCCCTCTTTTAAAACAAGACTTATGTATCTGCTTGAGACAGAACACGCGGGTGGGGAGGGACAGCGCGGGGAGGATCCTGAAGCGGACCCCTCCCGGAGCGTacagccccacgtggggctccatccaggacctgaggtcatgaccccagctggAATCAGGGGTCGCAGGCTCCACcgaggagccacccaggcgccgcccGCACCTCTTGGACCCCTAGTGCTGGCCCGGTAAGACCCTTTGGGCCTGGGCTTCCTCGGGCAGGTGGGGGCGTCCTGAAGGTGCGCGTGTACCTGGGCCGCGGCGCCTGGCGTGTGTCCCCACAGGGTCCCCGCAGGACCTCGGGAGGCGGCGGGCCGGACCAGCTTCCTGTCCGTCCGGGGAAGCCCGGGCCGTGGCGGCCGTGAGCTCACGTGGGCCTGAGGCCACGGAGCCCCGGGCTGGGCCTCTGTCCAGTTAGAGCCCTGCCggccctgctgcccccacccccgccccccagcaccgCGGCCGCGGCCCTCTCGCCCCGGAGGAGGCTGCGGCTGAGCCTCGGCTTCTGCCTCAGTGGGGAGCCGAAGGCCGGGGCGGCTCAGGGCAGCGCCGAGGAAGGCAGCGGCCGAGTCCATGGCCTGGGTCCTCCCGCCCAAGGGGAGTCCTCGCCTTAACCGGAGGTGGCCCCCCCGAAAGGGTAGGGACGAGGCGCAGCCGGGGAACGGGCTGGGGCTGCGGAGGGAGGATGGGCGCCTGTCCGGGCCTGGTGCGTGTCTCGAGCCGCAATCGTCCCCGCGCgagggcccccgccccccccccccgccccaccgcctGCAAGAAATGACGTTCACAGTGGAATTGCCTCTGCAGAGGAAACAGAAAGATCCCGGCCCGCGGGCACCCTGCTCCTCCTGGCTGCGCCCCAGGGGCCCGCGGGCCGCTCCCCCCGCCCTTTGGGGTGGCGCCGCAGGTGCGTCGGGAGCCCCCAGGGCGCTGCGGCCTCTGAGCGGCGAGCGCCACGAGGTGCGGGGCACAGGGACCCGCCACTGCCCGCAGCAGAGGGCCGGCCACACGGCGGCTCTGGGGCTCGGCACCCCGGGGTACAGCCGGGCCCTTCACGCGGGCGGGGGCCGGTGGGGTGCACCGGTCTACGCGGCCCGGCCTCCTCCCGGCTGCCGCCTGTTGCCCCTTTGGCAGCTTCTGCTCCCGCGTCCTGCGGGAGGCCCGGCCTGGGTCCTGGTCCACACCCGTCTTGCCCTTTCCCGTGTTCCCGTCGCACTTGGTGGAGTCCACACGGCCTGCGTGACCCAAACCCGCATCGGACACTTGGGGTCACCCGAGGTGCCCGCAGCCTGGAGGCAGGGGTCACGACCCAGATTTGCCTCCCGCTGTGATGGGACCTTGGTCCACGCGCACCTGCTCCCCGGGCCTCAGTATGTCACCTGCACGCTGGGAGACGTGGGCTATCGCCCCACCCGTGACACCGCACGTCACAGGGCCGTGAAGCTACTGAGGCAACTGGCGAGGCCAGAAGGGCCCGGGGTCATCCGCAGGCATCACGCTTCCAGGGACACCGGTACACGGGGCGCACGGCTGTCACCAACAAGGGAGACTGGGACGGGGCCCAGAGGAACACGGGCGGCGTCCTTCCACGGAGGCAGGCCTGCTTcgaggggcggcgggcggcgggccgaCGGAAACCCGGAGGGAAACACACGTGGGCGCCGTACAAACTGGACACGGAGCGAGAGTCGGGCACCCTGGGCGGAGGAGGTCACAGGCCCGCGCCCAGCGTAAGTCACAGCATCACGTGCCAGCCGCGGGCTTCTCCAGGGCCGCCCGAGGCCAGAGAGCGGAAGAAGCCGTCCTCTCCCCAGGCTCGCCGGGACACAGACCTGAACGCTTTTCCCAGACACCCGCTGCTCCTTATTTCGCTGTCACATCCTTGGGCAGGTTGGGGTGGGCCGTGGCGGGTCGTGGCGGGTCGTGGGAGGCTGTGGCAGGTGGTGGCAGGTGTTGGCAGGCCGGAACGGGCCGCTAACCAGGTCGCAGTGACCCTTTAACCTCTGGGCCTTGCATTAGCGCCGAGCCCACGGCTGGAGCACTTGTGGGACAGACACTAGGCCGATGCGGTCAGAGGACAAGGACCCCCTAAGAAGCACCTGGCCTGGGTGCTGTTCACAGGCTGGGCGCCGGGTTACCTCGGCCGGTCCCTGGCCACCCCGCACCCCATTTCCCAGGCTCTCCTGCACCCACAGACTTCAGAACGACCACTGCGCAGAGCATTGACTTCTCATCAGCGGCTTTCCTTTGGTCAAAGCCCCCAAGTTCCCTTCGGGGTCAGGAGGCAGAGAAGCTTCTGGTCTTCCCAGTCTGTGGCTCTGTGCAGGTGGAGACCACCTGTGCATGAGCCTCACCCTGGGCCGGGAAGCCGGGGCGGGAGGTCTGCAGCTGCCGGCGCCCCAGAGGCCCCCGTAGGCGGCAGCACCCAGGCCCCCCGAAGCCCATCGGCGTCCATCATCCTCCCATCGGAGGCCCCTGTGCCCTGCACGACCCCGGAGCCCCCAGAGCCcgcggggtgggggcagcaggagggggcgGGTGCCAGGCTCCCCCCTTAGAGCACGGGTTCTGGTCTCGGTTCACAGGATGAAGACTTAAAGCCACTGGATTACGGCATCGAAAGGTCTCTCACCTCTAAGACCGGAGATTCGTATAATGAACACGTATTGATTTtgttaaagaggaagaaacacgACAAAGTGGAAACGGTCCTGGAGCGCTGGAGCAGGCAGGGGCCCCGGGAGGTGGCGGCGGCCTCCCTGGGCAGGGGCCGTCCGGGCCGCGGGTGCTGACCCCTCCCGCTGGGCTCCCGGGCCCGAGACGCCCGCCGGCAGCCTGGGCCTCGCACGGGCTCTGACCTGGCGCAGGCCCGAGGGCTCCGCGGGCTCACCCTTCCTCCCGTGGGGGCCTGCAGGGGACGGGCTGCTGAGACGGGGGTCCCTCCCCTCTCTGATGGGAAGGGACAGGAAGGCGCCAGGACTTGTGGCCTCCGGCTTCCACCTGGCCAGCCACGGCGGTCACCTGGCCGGCACGGGTCCCGGGGTGGCCCTGCAGCGCCCACCTGGCTCGTCACTTGGCGGCAGGAGCGCCATCTGGGCCGCGGGCATCGGGCTCTGACGCTGGGCCGTGGTCTCGGGTGGGAGGGCCCGTGGGCTGCGGGCAGCAGGGGCTTCCAGCGGGTGACGGCGGCCAGAGGGGAGACCCCGGCCGAGACTCCCCGGCGGGTGCAGGGTCCTCCGCGGACCACCGCGGCCTCTCACCGCCTCGGCCCACGCacgtttgttcttttttttccattggaagATTGAAGTGCACATTGCCGTTTTAAAAATTGTACCAAGTGAAGACTTTCTCATGAACCCCGTCACCTCCCGCCGCCACCATTCCATTTGCGTGGAGACGCGTCCGGGGAGGACGGATCCCGGACAAGGGCTCCTTCTACGAACGGAAGGTGTCGGTCCTCCCAGGGTCTCACTGCGATTTCCTTGCTTGTCTCACTTGGTCACCGGCTGGCGGGAGTGGCCCGGCCCGGGTTGGCACGTGGGAGCATCACGGGCCGCGGGTCCAGGGCCACACGCCCCGTCTGGACACAGGGATCCGGAGCGTGCTCCCCCTGGGGGCTCACACCGCACGGCGGCTCTTGTTCCTATAGGCACAGCCCGGCCGAGCCTGGGGGGCGGACCGCGGCCTCCCCgtcgggggcgggcgggggcaggACGGCCGTCTAGGTCCCCAGGTGGCACCCGTCACCCACCCACCTGTGCCAGGGCGGCGCAAGCAGCTGAGCCCAACATGGAAACAACCGGCTCGGCGCTGAGGACCAGAAGTCTGAACCGCATAAGGTCTTCATGTCACCAAATGCCACTCTTTTCAGTTGTTAAAACCAGTTAGAATATAAAAGCCATTCATTCTTCGCCTGGCCCGCAGGCGGGGTGCACCGTGTCCTCCCCGTGGGTCACCTTGGCGCCTAggggcccgccccgccccaccctaGACTAGAGGCGGGAGCCTGCGGGGGCTTCGGGGTGCTCACCTCCGCACGCCCAGCGCCCTGCCCAGCGCCAGCGCCCTTCCCGGCCACGTACCTTCTCCTGCGACAGCGGGCTGCCCGGGCTTCCAGACTGCGGGTCGTCCCCCTGGCACTTCGGGCAGATCCGGTCCTCGCCGCTCCTGGGGACACGGGAACACACGCCGCCGACACGTTCATGGGCTGCCAGCGGGCCACAGGCTCACCGCCCCGCGCCAGCACCCCGCGGTCTGGCCGGCAGCCGCCTGACCTGGGGCGGCGGGGTGTCATCCccgactccccccccccccgcaaggcTGTCGGGTTCAGACACCAGAGCGCGCTTGATCACAGGCGCAGCCCGACGCCCGCCAGGCCGAGGACGTCCTACCCCGCTGACCCGCTTTCTGAAAACCCGAAGAACTCTGAATTCTCAAATACATGTGACCCAGGGCCTCGGGTAAGGGACTGTGGACACGTGGCTGCGTGTGCCCTCTCGGCCACTCTGTTTGGCCTGGGGTCTCGCATCTCCAGCGACTACAGGTGACCACAGGCCATTAGAACAAGAAGGAGCCTCCGAGAGCAAGTGACCCAAGGCTCTTCACCAGGAGCGCGGGTCAGACTCTGAGCGGGCGACGCTGGGACCCACATGCTGTCAGAACGCTCCCGAGTGATGCCGACCTACGGGACGGCCACCTGTCGGCGGGAGCACCTGTCGGGGGAGCACTCGCCACAGGGAGCACCCGTCAGAGGGAGCCACATGTCAGAGGGAGCACCTGTTACAGGGAGCACCCACAAGAGGGAGCACCCGTCACAAGGAGCACTCGTCACAGGGAGCATCTGTCACAGGGAGCACCCATCAGAGGGAGCACCTGTCGGTGGGAACCACCAGTCAGGCCCATCTTAGATGGGAGGAAAGAAGGCCCCGGGGACGTTGGGTGGGCCTGGTGCAGACAGAGTCAGGAGCCGAGCTCTTCCGGCCTTGGGCCTGGACCCCCGACACCCCAGTTGGCGTCTGTCCCCGCCCGCCCCGTTTTGGAGGAATGGGGGGAGGCCAAGAGAGCCGCCGCGGGAGCCTGCGGTGAACCCCGAGTGACATGCAGTCGGCCTTTGCTCCCGGCCTCCCCACCTGGCTTTCCCACAGCCACATCCTCCCCCGtctgcacagcctcccccatcgCAGCACTCGACCTTCTGGAGCCTTCCTGATTCGGTTTTCCCACCGTCTTCCTCCGTAAAGCCCCAAATGAAGGTCACGGTGGGGGCACGGGGCTTTAGCAGCACAGGTGGCAGAAACGTGACCCGGGGCAGGCTGACCCAGCCTCTCCCCAGGCCGCGTCGTCCATCTAGGGCCACGGCAGTACAGGGCCACCCCTCCAGGCTCCTCCGAAGATCCAAGGGGACAGTgcttagcacacagtaggtgcctgATAGTTGCTCCAGACTGATGCTCGTATTACCGTCACCTCCCTGAGTCATATGTCGTAAACACGCGTACACACGTGCTTTTACATGTTCCATACGACACGCGCGGCGCACACTGCATCTTAGACGGACGTAGGGTGTATGTTCCGTATAAACAGGTGTTTGCGTACAGACGCACGCAACCTGACACGTTGTAGAGCAATGGAGGGGTGTGGACCCCTGTCGGCGCAGGTGGCCGGAGCCCCCTGAGGGGAGTCGCGGCAGACAGCAGCGGGCGGGCGCGTGGAAGGAGCCGCGCGTTGACCAGGGGGCCGCACCCGTCAGAGGAACTTGCCCGCAGCTGTCATCGGGGGCACGAGGGCGGCGGAGGCGGCTCACAGCCGAAGACGCCGAGGCCCTAAGACGTCGGGCGCTGTGCCCCGGGCCACAGGTCAGTAGACGGCCCCGCGGGGCGCAGAGGCCCTCGGCGCCCGGCCCCCGGCTGCTGGGGCCCAACACCCTCCACGGCTGCCGTGCCCGCCGTCCTGTAGGGCCACGGCCGCAGGCGCCGACAGGTGAGGCCGCCTGCCCCCGGCGCCCTCgggggccctgccctgggccccggcccccgccccttGCTCCCCGGCCCCTCACCTCACGTTCTCGGGGAGACAGGCGGCACAGCGGACGGCCCTGGGCTCTGCCGGCTCCTGGCAGGCGTCGGGGGGGCACCCAAAGGGAAACTCGTTCTCGTCGGGCGCCGGGCGGGGGCTGCTGGCCGAGCCGGAGGCCATCCTGGGGCCGCGGGGACAGCAGCCCGGGCAGCGTGGGCCGAGCCGCGAGGCGCCTGTGTGCGGCGCGGGGTCTGGCGCCCGGTCCTCTCGCCGCCTGTGGCTCCACGTCACGGCTGAGTCACCGCGGGGACGGGGCAGGAATTACCCGCTGCGGTGCAAGAAATCCCCTGGATGGTGGCAGGCGCTTTGGGAGGCCCGTCGTGCTTTCaagtgagagaaaaggaaaacaagagcgAGAGAAAAAGAACTGAGCCTCGGATTTTCAGGAACTGCAGTCCGAGTTCCCGGCCGAGCACCTTGGCTGCCGGgggcccccctcctccctggggaCACAGCTGTGAGCGATCTGAGCCCGGGGACCCCAGGAGAACTGTGGGGGAGCTCCCCGCGCGGAAATCCCCAGGGCTCGCAGGCAGGGCCCAGAGCGCGTCTCAGGTGAAAGCCGCTTCGCCCACGGGCTCCGCCGGCTGTAAGAATCCCCGGCCCTCCcggccctccccggccctcccaGTGACGACACCGGCCTCCCCTCCTCTGGGAGCAGGACGTGCCCAGcgccctccccacttcccctcaGGAAGTCACAGGGGGCCGCATACTTGGGGCACGTCCCTGCATGTCCGGCTCCAAGAACAAAGCTCTAGGTAAACACGAGCCAGGGGGACGCGGGCCACGGGGATGGCTGCCGGTGGGTCCCCCGCGCGTGGGCGACGTCCTTCTCCTCTGGGCAGCCTGGCGGGGGCTGACGGcagggccggggcgcggggcccagAGCGACGAGCACCCAgaggccgggccgggcggccTGAGCCACAGGTGCAAGGAAGCCGGGCTGGTTCTCGGGGCGCACGGTGGAGGCCAAGGCCACCGTGGGCTTGCGGAGCCTCCCTGCCAGCACCCCGCGGGCGGGAGATCCCCCTGCGCCTCCCGATCCCTCCGGATTCCACAAACGTCCCCGTAGTTTCGAGGCCTGGCCTTTGAGGCTGGACCCACCCGCGCGGGTCCCCATCCTCCGCTTACCGGCTGGGGGTCCTGGGCCTGCTCTTTAACTCCTCTGGACCTCGTCCTTGCACCTGCAAAGTGAGGCAGGATAGGAATGTGTCACTTGGTCTGACAGTCGTGGGGACCCAGGGAATGTGGGTGGCCTGCTGTGTGGGTGCCGCCCCGGGGTGCTGGGAGGCCGAGGCATCGCATGCCAGGGTTTGCGGCCCCGCTCCTCAGGACCAGGATGGGAGGTCCCCATGGCCATCGTCCCTACCTGCCTCACGGGGTCGGGGCAGCTCAGCCGTCCTCTGACCCTAGAAGAATTCGACTGTCCCCCCTTCCCAGTGTGGCGAAGAGGACACGGCGCCTCCCCCTGCAGCTGCGCATCGGGGCACCACCCTGGCGGGCCACCCACAGCAAACGACCTTGGGGCCTCCTGGAGAGAGCTCCCAGAGGGGCAtcccctcagccccagccccaagcTGCGTGTCCCTGCACCCCCACCAGTTCCCTCTCCCTCCGTCTGGCACAGGTGCGCACCCATCTCTCCGTCTGAGCCCTGGGGCCCTTGCTTCATGGGCCCTGGTCCCCCTGGGCCTGGCGTCCCCCTACCAGGTCCTCCCTGTCGGCATGGAGAGACACCCAGCTGTCCCAATAATGAGAGTGAGAAATGGCAGGTGGCATTCCAGCACCGGGTCACGTACTCTTAACCCCTCTCCTAGTCTTCGTGTGACCCCCATGAGGCAGGGAGTGTCACCATCACCCCCGCTTTACAGATCAGGGGCTGAGGCACACCggttaagggacttgcccaaggtctcgcAGGCAGCACGGGGctcctgcccagggcctgggctcCCACCACATTCTGTGTTAAAATGCCCTGGGCCCTCACCCCAAAGTCCTCTCCGGCATCTACACTGTCTCCACGCTTTAAGGGGACTTGTAGAAAGGGCTCAGAGAGCTCCTCACTTGAACCTCTGGAACCATCTCCTCAGGGACCTCGATGTTGGCATCACCAGTGcccgggccccccaccccagcacctgaCACCATTCTGGCCTCAGCTTCAAACTCCCTGCCTTCCTTGGCTTCTGCAGCCCTGCGtgtgccccgcccccacctctggctcctCTTCCTCCCGACCCCCTTCTCTTCTGCTCTGAGCCTCCCCTGGTACTGCCACTGTGCGGATCCCCAAGGTTGGAGTGTTCCGTGAGGACCCCACTGGTCCCATCCATCCATGTGACCTTTGCGGTGCACCTGGGGGGAGTCTCGGTGGTCTGCCCATGGAATGGGGTTGGGGGCCCAGCTTGGTGACCCTACGCATCCCGGTGTGAGCAccgcctgtcccctcccccctgTTTGATGGCCTATCTGGGCACCCCGAGCCCTGTCTGTGTGGTGCATCCCCCTACCCCCCTACCCCCGGCGCTGTAGCAGCAGGGTCAGCAGGTGCAGtaggggcagcaggtgcagcaggtgAGGCAGATGCAGCAGGAGTGGCAAATGCAGGTGCAGtaggggcagcaggtgcagcaggtgAGGCAGATGCAGCAGGGGTGGCAAATGCAGCAGGTGtggcgggggggcaggggcggcaggggcagcaggggtggCAGGGGCAGCAGGTGAGGCAGGTGTGGCAGGGGCAGTAGGGACAGCAGGtgcaggaggggcagcaggggcagcaggtgcaggaggaGCGGCAGGTGCAGCAGGGGCGGCAGGTGCAGTGGGGGCAGCAGGGTCAGCAGGTGCAGGAGGGGCAGCAGGTGTGacagggggagcaggggcagcaggtgcaggaggggcaaaagggctggcaggggcagcagtggcagcagatgcaggaggggcagcaggtgcagcggaggcagcaggtgcaggaggggcagcaggggggACAGAGGCGACAGAGGCAGCAGGGGCGGCAGGGTCGGCAGGtgcaggaggggcagcagggtCAGCAGGTGCAGGAGGGTCAGCAGGTGCAGCAGGTGCAGGAGGAGCGGCAGATGCAGCAGGGGCGGCAGGTGCAGCAGGGTCAGCAGGTGCGGCGGGGGGGCAGGTGCAGGAGAGGAGCAGGTGCAGCAGGGGGGGCAGGGGCATAagggcagcaggagcagcaggtgcGGCAGGTGTGACAGGGGGAGCAGGGGCGGCAGGTGCAGGAGGGGCAAAAGGGCTGGCAGGGGCAGCAgtggcagcaggtgcagcagggGCGGCAGGTCCAGCAGGTGCAGCTGGTCCAGCAGGGGCGGCAGGTGCAGCGGGGGCAGCAGGGGGGCAGGTGCGTCCCTCTCCGTGGCGGGTGGAGGGTGGGGCC
Above is a window of Canis lupus baileyi chromosome 10, mCanLup2.hap1, whole genome shotgun sequence DNA encoding:
- the LOC140641961 gene encoding TNF receptor-associated factor 1 isoform X4 — protein: MASGSASSPRPAPDENEFPFGCPPDACQEPAEPRAVRCAACLPENVRSGEDRICPKCQGDDPQSGSPGSPLSQEKDPPEVAEAEVGCPFAGVGCPYKGSHRLMQEHEVASQTTHLNLLLGCVTPWMAPRGPGGAALALERNLSDLQLQAAVEVAGDLEVDCYRAPRSDSQDEHTLQRLTKEKPLAELQEKLRVFENIVAVLNKEVEASHLALAASIHQSQLDREHILSLEQQVAELQQTLAQKDQALGKLEQSLRLTEEASFDGTFLWKITNVTRRCHESACGRTVSLFSPAFYTAKYGYKLCLRLYLNGDGTGKRTHLSLFIVIMRGEYDALLPWPFRNKVTFMLLDQNNREHAIDAFRPDLSSASFQRPQSETNVASGCPLFFPLSRLQSPKHAYVKDDTMFLKCIVETNA